In a single window of the Rhodamnia argentea isolate NSW1041297 chromosome 2, ASM2092103v1, whole genome shotgun sequence genome:
- the LOC115738781 gene encoding tRNA (adenine(58)-N(1))-methyltransferase non-catalytic subunit trm6 isoform X4 produces the protein MSGNQSNVDSVQSRRVTWEGCSVLLDINDGDRLVFSRLTENSTLKIGKKNYSLRPLIGCPFGSLFQVEYGAEGSKLSRLLRSAEVSNIEDNGDYQPVEEHRDNRELVDNNKAQSLSGEDIEELRRQGATGDEIIEALIANSATFEKKTAFSQEKYRLKKQKKYAPRVLLRRPVARSICETYFTKYPARIGFMRVDTLSLLLSMANVAANSDILVVDMVGGLLTGSGYVCNMYLESSPYPMDIVRMFNFGDEICKRIVRTSLSDLCSVQNDPSEQMGHDVSATANSSNEQMCSHETLTEPSGMEEIALPSENEVSKCKIPKAGDKASQETIDLWKANGFSSLIVAAPELDTWNTVKDLMPHLSHSAPFAIYHQYLQPLATCMHRLQSEKMAVGLQISEPWLREYQVLPSRTHPCMQMSAFGGYILSGVKICNPESA, from the exons ATGTCCGGAAATCAGTCCAATGTCGATTCGGTTCAAAGCCGTAGAGTCACCTGGGAAGGCTGCAGCGTCTTGCTGGACATCAACGACGGCGACAGATTGGTCTTCTCTCGACTCACCGAAAACTC GACTTTGAAGATCGGGAAAAAGAACTATTCTTTACGGCCGCTCATCGGTTGTCCGTTCGGTTCTTTGTTCCAGGTCGAATATGGAGCTGAAGGGTCGAAATTATCTCGCCTTCTTCGATCAGCTGAAG TcagtaacattgaagacaatgGTGATTATCAGCCAGTAGAGGAGCACAGGGATAATAGGGAACTTGTCGACAACAATAAAGCTCAGAGTCTTTCTGGTGAAGATATAGAGGAACTACGGAG ACAGGGTGCGACTGGTGATGAAATTATTGAAGCTCTAATTGCAAATAGTGCTACATTTGAGAAGAAGACAGCGTTTTCACAG GAAAAATACAGattgaagaagcaaaagaaatatgCTCCCAGAGTACTGTTAAGGCGACCTGTGGCACGAAG TATATGCGAGACATACTTCACAAAGTATCCAGCCAGAATAGG GTTCATGCGAGTGGATACATTGTCTCTGCTGCTTTCCATGGCTAATGTTGCTGCAAATTCTGACATTCTTGTGGTGGATATGGTTGGCGGTCTTCTCACTG GTTCAGGTTATGTGTGCAATATGTATCTTGAAAGTAGCCCGTATCCCATGGACATAGTGAGGATGTTCAATTTCGGTGATGAAATTTGTAAAAG aattgtgAGGACGTCTCTCAGTGATTTATGTTCTGTTCAAAATGATCCA TCTGAGCAAATGGGTCATGATGTCTCCGCCACCGCAAATTCATCAAAT GAGCAAATGTGTTCTCATGAGACACTTACAGAACCATCTGGTATGGAAGAAATTGCTCTGCCATCTGAAAATGAAGTTAGTAAATGCAAAATCCCAAAAGCTGGAGATAAAGCATCCCAAGAAACGATTGACTTGTGGAAAGCAAATGGATTTTCTAG TCTGATTGTTGCAGCTCCTGAACTGGATACTTGGAACACAGTGAAAGATCTCATGCCCCATCTATCACATTCAGCTCCCTTTGCAATTTATCACCAATATCTCCAG CCTCTGGCAACTTGCATGCACCGCTTGCAGAGTGAAAAGATGGCAGTCGGTTTGCAAATATCAGAACCTTGGCTGCGCGAATATCAG GTTCTTCCATCAAGAACTCATCCATGCATGCAGATGAGTGCTTTTGGCGGGTACATCTTAAGTGGGGTTAAGATTTGTAATCCAGAAAGCGCGTAA
- the LOC115738781 gene encoding tRNA (adenine(58)-N(1))-methyltransferase non-catalytic subunit trm6 isoform X3, whose translation MSGNQSNVDSVQSRRVTWEGCSVLLDINDGDRLVFSRLTENSTLKIGKKNYSLRPLIGCPFGSLFQVEYGAEGSKLSRLLRSAEVSNIEDNGDYQPVEEHRDNRELVDNNKAQSLSGEDIEELRRQGATGDEIIEALIANSATFEKKTAFSQEKYRLKKQKKYAPRVLLRRPVARSICETYFTKYPARIGFMRVDTLSLLLSMANVAANSDILVVDMVGGLLTGAVAERMGSGYVCNMYLESSPYPMDIVRMFNFGDEICKRIVRTSLSDLCSVQNDPSEQMGHDVSATANSSNEQMCSHETLTEPSGMEEIALPSENEVSKCKIPKAGDKASQETIDLWKANGFSSLIVAAPELDTWNTVKDLMPHLSHSAPFAIYHQYLQPLATCMHRLQSEKMAVGLQISEPWLREYQVLPSRTHPCMQMSAFGGYILSGVKICNPESA comes from the exons ATGTCCGGAAATCAGTCCAATGTCGATTCGGTTCAAAGCCGTAGAGTCACCTGGGAAGGCTGCAGCGTCTTGCTGGACATCAACGACGGCGACAGATTGGTCTTCTCTCGACTCACCGAAAACTC GACTTTGAAGATCGGGAAAAAGAACTATTCTTTACGGCCGCTCATCGGTTGTCCGTTCGGTTCTTTGTTCCAGGTCGAATATGGAGCTGAAGGGTCGAAATTATCTCGCCTTCTTCGATCAGCTGAAG TcagtaacattgaagacaatgGTGATTATCAGCCAGTAGAGGAGCACAGGGATAATAGGGAACTTGTCGACAACAATAAAGCTCAGAGTCTTTCTGGTGAAGATATAGAGGAACTACGGAG ACAGGGTGCGACTGGTGATGAAATTATTGAAGCTCTAATTGCAAATAGTGCTACATTTGAGAAGAAGACAGCGTTTTCACAG GAAAAATACAGattgaagaagcaaaagaaatatgCTCCCAGAGTACTGTTAAGGCGACCTGTGGCACGAAG TATATGCGAGACATACTTCACAAAGTATCCAGCCAGAATAGG GTTCATGCGAGTGGATACATTGTCTCTGCTGCTTTCCATGGCTAATGTTGCTGCAAATTCTGACATTCTTGTGGTGGATATGGTTGGCGGTCTTCTCACTGGTGCTGTAGCAGAGCGCATGG GTTCAGGTTATGTGTGCAATATGTATCTTGAAAGTAGCCCGTATCCCATGGACATAGTGAGGATGTTCAATTTCGGTGATGAAATTTGTAAAAG aattgtgAGGACGTCTCTCAGTGATTTATGTTCTGTTCAAAATGATCCA TCTGAGCAAATGGGTCATGATGTCTCCGCCACCGCAAATTCATCAAAT GAGCAAATGTGTTCTCATGAGACACTTACAGAACCATCTGGTATGGAAGAAATTGCTCTGCCATCTGAAAATGAAGTTAGTAAATGCAAAATCCCAAAAGCTGGAGATAAAGCATCCCAAGAAACGATTGACTTGTGGAAAGCAAATGGATTTTCTAG TCTGATTGTTGCAGCTCCTGAACTGGATACTTGGAACACAGTGAAAGATCTCATGCCCCATCTATCACATTCAGCTCCCTTTGCAATTTATCACCAATATCTCCAG CCTCTGGCAACTTGCATGCACCGCTTGCAGAGTGAAAAGATGGCAGTCGGTTTGCAAATATCAGAACCTTGGCTGCGCGAATATCAG GTTCTTCCATCAAGAACTCATCCATGCATGCAGATGAGTGCTTTTGGCGGGTACATCTTAAGTGGGGTTAAGATTTGTAATCCAGAAAGCGCGTAA
- the LOC115738781 gene encoding tRNA (adenine(58)-N(1))-methyltransferase non-catalytic subunit trm6 isoform X1 — protein MSGNQSNVDSVQSRRVTWEGCSVLLDINDGDRLVFSRLTENSTLKIGKKNYSLRPLIGCPFGSLFQVEYGAEGSKLSRLLRSAEVSNIEDNGDYQPVEEHRDNRELVDNNKAQSLSGEDIEELRRQGATGDEIIEALIANSATFEKKTAFSQEKYRLKKQKKYAPRVLLRRPVARSICETYFTKYPARIGFMRVDTLSLLLSMANVAANSDILVVDMVGGLLTGAVAERMGGSGYVCNMYLESSPYPMDIVRMFNFGDEICKRIVRTSLSDLCSVQNDPSEQMGHDVSIQNDPSEQMGHDVSATANSSNEQMCSHETLTEPSGMEEIALPSENEVSKCKIPKAGDKASQETIDLWKANGFSSLIVAAPELDTWNTVKDLMPHLSHSAPFAIYHQYLQPLATCMHRLQSEKMAVGLQISEPWLREYQVLPSRTHPCMQMSAFGGYILSGVKICNPESA, from the exons ATGTCCGGAAATCAGTCCAATGTCGATTCGGTTCAAAGCCGTAGAGTCACCTGGGAAGGCTGCAGCGTCTTGCTGGACATCAACGACGGCGACAGATTGGTCTTCTCTCGACTCACCGAAAACTC GACTTTGAAGATCGGGAAAAAGAACTATTCTTTACGGCCGCTCATCGGTTGTCCGTTCGGTTCTTTGTTCCAGGTCGAATATGGAGCTGAAGGGTCGAAATTATCTCGCCTTCTTCGATCAGCTGAAG TcagtaacattgaagacaatgGTGATTATCAGCCAGTAGAGGAGCACAGGGATAATAGGGAACTTGTCGACAACAATAAAGCTCAGAGTCTTTCTGGTGAAGATATAGAGGAACTACGGAG ACAGGGTGCGACTGGTGATGAAATTATTGAAGCTCTAATTGCAAATAGTGCTACATTTGAGAAGAAGACAGCGTTTTCACAG GAAAAATACAGattgaagaagcaaaagaaatatgCTCCCAGAGTACTGTTAAGGCGACCTGTGGCACGAAG TATATGCGAGACATACTTCACAAAGTATCCAGCCAGAATAGG GTTCATGCGAGTGGATACATTGTCTCTGCTGCTTTCCATGGCTAATGTTGCTGCAAATTCTGACATTCTTGTGGTGGATATGGTTGGCGGTCTTCTCACTGGTGCTGTAGCAGAGCGCATGGGTG GTTCAGGTTATGTGTGCAATATGTATCTTGAAAGTAGCCCGTATCCCATGGACATAGTGAGGATGTTCAATTTCGGTGATGAAATTTGTAAAAG aattgtgAGGACGTCTCTCAGTGATTTATGTTCTGTTCAAAATGATCCATCTGAGCAAATGGGTCATGATGTCTCCATTCAAAATGATCCGTCTGAGCAAATGGGTCATGATGTCTCCGCCACCGCAAATTCATCAAAT GAGCAAATGTGTTCTCATGAGACACTTACAGAACCATCTGGTATGGAAGAAATTGCTCTGCCATCTGAAAATGAAGTTAGTAAATGCAAAATCCCAAAAGCTGGAGATAAAGCATCCCAAGAAACGATTGACTTGTGGAAAGCAAATGGATTTTCTAG TCTGATTGTTGCAGCTCCTGAACTGGATACTTGGAACACAGTGAAAGATCTCATGCCCCATCTATCACATTCAGCTCCCTTTGCAATTTATCACCAATATCTCCAG CCTCTGGCAACTTGCATGCACCGCTTGCAGAGTGAAAAGATGGCAGTCGGTTTGCAAATATCAGAACCTTGGCTGCGCGAATATCAG GTTCTTCCATCAAGAACTCATCCATGCATGCAGATGAGTGCTTTTGGCGGGTACATCTTAAGTGGGGTTAAGATTTGTAATCCAGAAAGCGCGTAA
- the LOC115738781 gene encoding tRNA (adenine(58)-N(1))-methyltransferase non-catalytic subunit trm6 isoform X2, with amino-acid sequence MSGNQSNVDSVQSRRVTWEGCSVLLDINDGDRLVFSRLTENSTLKIGKKNYSLRPLIGCPFGSLFQVEYGAEGSKLSRLLRSAEVSNIEDNGDYQPVEEHRDNRELVDNNKAQSLSGEDIEELRRQGATGDEIIEALIANSATFEKKTAFSQEKYRLKKQKKYAPRVLLRRPVARSICETYFTKYPARIGFMRVDTLSLLLSMANVAANSDILVVDMVGGLLTGAVAERMGGSGYVCNMYLESSPYPMDIVRMFNFGDEICKRIVRTSLSDLCSVQNDPSEQMGHDVSATANSSNEQMCSHETLTEPSGMEEIALPSENEVSKCKIPKAGDKASQETIDLWKANGFSSLIVAAPELDTWNTVKDLMPHLSHSAPFAIYHQYLQPLATCMHRLQSEKMAVGLQISEPWLREYQVLPSRTHPCMQMSAFGGYILSGVKICNPESA; translated from the exons ATGTCCGGAAATCAGTCCAATGTCGATTCGGTTCAAAGCCGTAGAGTCACCTGGGAAGGCTGCAGCGTCTTGCTGGACATCAACGACGGCGACAGATTGGTCTTCTCTCGACTCACCGAAAACTC GACTTTGAAGATCGGGAAAAAGAACTATTCTTTACGGCCGCTCATCGGTTGTCCGTTCGGTTCTTTGTTCCAGGTCGAATATGGAGCTGAAGGGTCGAAATTATCTCGCCTTCTTCGATCAGCTGAAG TcagtaacattgaagacaatgGTGATTATCAGCCAGTAGAGGAGCACAGGGATAATAGGGAACTTGTCGACAACAATAAAGCTCAGAGTCTTTCTGGTGAAGATATAGAGGAACTACGGAG ACAGGGTGCGACTGGTGATGAAATTATTGAAGCTCTAATTGCAAATAGTGCTACATTTGAGAAGAAGACAGCGTTTTCACAG GAAAAATACAGattgaagaagcaaaagaaatatgCTCCCAGAGTACTGTTAAGGCGACCTGTGGCACGAAG TATATGCGAGACATACTTCACAAAGTATCCAGCCAGAATAGG GTTCATGCGAGTGGATACATTGTCTCTGCTGCTTTCCATGGCTAATGTTGCTGCAAATTCTGACATTCTTGTGGTGGATATGGTTGGCGGTCTTCTCACTGGTGCTGTAGCAGAGCGCATGGGTG GTTCAGGTTATGTGTGCAATATGTATCTTGAAAGTAGCCCGTATCCCATGGACATAGTGAGGATGTTCAATTTCGGTGATGAAATTTGTAAAAG aattgtgAGGACGTCTCTCAGTGATTTATGTTCTGTTCAAAATGATCCA TCTGAGCAAATGGGTCATGATGTCTCCGCCACCGCAAATTCATCAAAT GAGCAAATGTGTTCTCATGAGACACTTACAGAACCATCTGGTATGGAAGAAATTGCTCTGCCATCTGAAAATGAAGTTAGTAAATGCAAAATCCCAAAAGCTGGAGATAAAGCATCCCAAGAAACGATTGACTTGTGGAAAGCAAATGGATTTTCTAG TCTGATTGTTGCAGCTCCTGAACTGGATACTTGGAACACAGTGAAAGATCTCATGCCCCATCTATCACATTCAGCTCCCTTTGCAATTTATCACCAATATCTCCAG CCTCTGGCAACTTGCATGCACCGCTTGCAGAGTGAAAAGATGGCAGTCGGTTTGCAAATATCAGAACCTTGGCTGCGCGAATATCAG GTTCTTCCATCAAGAACTCATCCATGCATGCAGATGAGTGCTTTTGGCGGGTACATCTTAAGTGGGGTTAAGATTTGTAATCCAGAAAGCGCGTAA
- the LOC115738785 gene encoding uncharacterized protein LOC115738785: protein MALLTFLPDSSSSHKHKPPPPSKRKRTKHHQKQHEQDPKLKQKPPASPPLSSWDQFKSLLTCKQVEGSAVHDPSKNNNKLAGSSCSSICSFRDVVHGNTRVVHRADNSPEGSSVGQEAGLLSRKGGAGSSSSRSLAGSTRTHGGGGGSSRGMQFRKLSGCYECHMIVDPSRYPYTPRSTMCACSQCGEVFPKLESLELHQAVRHAVSELGPEDSGRHIVEIIFKSSWLKKDNPICKIERILKVHNTQRTIQRFEDCRDAVKTRALASARKNPRCAADGNELLRFHCTTLACALGSGGSTSLCGSVPGCGVCTVVRHGFHARPQGGGVCTTASSGRAHDSLQLADGRRAMLVCRVIAGRVRRVAEEGATQPGEEEGPAAGAAGGSYDSVAGHAGVYSNLEELFVFNPKAILPCFVVIYKALES, encoded by the exons aTGGCTCTCCTCACTTTCCTACCGGACAGCTCCTCCAGCCACAAGCATAAACCACCCCCTCCTTCCAAACGCAAGCGAACGAAGCACCACCAGAAGCAGCACGAGCAAGATCCAAAGCTAAAGCAAAAGCCACCCGCATCGCCGCCGCTGTCGTCGTGGGACCAATTCAAGAGCCTCCTCACGTGCAAGCAGGTCGAGGGCTCCGCCGTCCACGACCCTTCCAAGAACAACAACAAGCTCGCCGGCTCCTCATGCAGCTCCATATGCAGCTTCCGGGACGTCGTCCACGGCAACACCCGCGTGGTCCACCGGGCCGACAACTCCCCGGAGGGCAGCTCCGTCGGCCAGGAGGCCGGCCTCCTGAGCCGCAAAGGCGGGGCCGGGTCCTCGTCCTCCAGGTCGCTGGCCGGGTCGACTAGAACCCACGGCGGCGGGGGCGGGTCGTCGAGGGGCATGCAGTTCCGGAAGCTCTCCGGGTGTTACGAGTGCCACATGATCGTCGACCCTAGCAG GTATCCTTACACGCCCAGGTCAACCATGTGCGCATGCTCCCAGTGCGGCGAAGTCTTCCCTAAGCTCGAGAGCCTAGAGCTTCACCAAGCAGTTCGTCATGctg tGTCTGAGCTGGGCCCGGAAGATTCCGGCCGCCACATCGTGGAGATCATCTTCAAGTCGAGCTGGCTCAAGAAGGACAACCCCATCTGCAAGATCGAACGGATACTGAAGGTCCACAACACCCAGCGCACCATCCAGCGCTTCGAGGACTGCCGGGACGCGGTGAAGACCCGCGCCCTCGCCAGCGCCCGGAAGAACCCGCGCTGCGCCGCCGACGGCAATGAGCTGCTCCGGTTCCACTGCACCACCCTGGCGTGCGCCCTCGGCTCCGGCGGCTCCACCAGCCTGTGCGGGTCCGTGCCCGGCTGCGGCGTCTGCACCGTCGTCCGCCACGGCTTCCACGCGAGGCCGCAGGGCGGGGGCGTGTGCACCACGGCCAGCAGCGGCCGGGCCCACGACTCCCTCCAGCTCGCCGACGGCCGCCGGGCCATGCTCGTGTGCCGCGTCATCGCGGGCAGGGTCCGGCGTGTGGCCGAGGAGGGGGCGACGCAGCCGGGGGAGGAGGAGGGCCCCGCGGCGGGGGCGGCGGGGGGCTCGTACGACTCCGTGGCGGGCCACGCCGGGGTTTACTCGAATCTGGAGGAGCTGTTCGTGTTCAATCCGAAGGCGATCCTTCCTTGTTTCGTGGTGATTTACAAGGCGCTCGAGTCATAA
- the LOC115738719 gene encoding oil body-associated protein 1A-like — MATTHPDVPGEPTQTGTALLETATSAIQGFGPINKIHQHLCAFHFYAQDMTRQVEAHHFCGHQNEEMRQCLIYDSPGADARLIGLEYIVSENLFLTLPDEEKLLWHSHEYEVKGGYLFMPGVPGPIERQDLDKVCKTYGKTIHFWQVDRGDNLPLGLPQIMMALTRDGQLKEELARDVEKQFGVSFQKERENRAYMKGPEHGIHPVANAAGKGLETELREVECKPVESLPRVFV; from the exons ATGGCGACGACTCATCCTGACGTCCCCGGCGAGCCCACCCAGACCGGCACTGCGCTGCTCGAAACCGCCACCTCCGCCATCCAAGGCTTCGGCCCCATCAACAAGATCCACCAACACCTCTGCGC GTTCCATTTCTACGCGCAAGACATGACGCGGCAGGTGGAGGCCCACCACTTCTGCGGCCACCAGAACGAGGAGATGCGTCAGTGCCTCATCTACGACAGCCCCGGCGCTGACGCCCGGCTCATTGGCCTTGAGTACATCGTTTCCGAGAATCTCTTCCTCACCTTGCCCGACGAGGAGAAGCTGCTTTGGCACAGCCACGAGTACGAGGTGAAGGGCGGGTACCTCTTCATGCCAGGCGTCCCGGGCCCAATAGAGCGGCAGGACCTCGACAAGGTGTGCAAGACCTACGGCAAGACCATCCACTTCTGGCAGGTCGACCGCGGGGACAACCTCCCGCTGGGCCTGCCCCAGATCATGATGGCCCTCACCAGGGACGGGCAGCTCAAGGAGGAACTCGCCCGAG ACGTTGAGAAGCAATTCGGGGTGTCGTTCCAGAAGGAGAGGGAGAACCGGGCGTACATGAAGGGGCCTGAGCACGGGATCCACCCGGTTGCAAACGCGGCGGGGAAGGGGCTGGAGACGGAGCTGAGGGAGGTGGAATGCAAGCCCGTCGAGTCCTTGCCCAGAGTCTTCGTTTGA